From the Thermoanaerobaculia bacterium genome, the window GTTCATGATGACGATGAAAGGGAAGACAATGATCGGCTGGACGAGAACCGTCAGCGCCATCGAGATCATCGTCAATCGGATCGGATCGATCCCCGAGGCGATCACGAGCGCCGCCGCCGCGAGCACCGCGGTGTAGACGAGCGCGAATCGCGACTCGCGGTTCGGCCGGACGTCTTCTCCCCAGTTCCAGCCGAGCTGCTGGGCCACCGCGTACGCGAGGTTGAGCGCGATCTCCAGGGCGGCCCCGAAGCATCCGACGCCCAGGATCGCCGCGAAGAGAGGAACTCCCCAGCGCCCGAAGATCGGCACGAGCGTCTGCGCCACCTGGTGGAAGTTGCGGACGTCGACGCCCGGCAGGACGAGCGCCGCGCAGACGAGAACCGCCGCGTTGACCGCGCTGCCGAATCCCATGCCGACGACCGAGACGACCCGGTTGGCGGGAATGTCCCCGGGCTTCCAGTGCTCCTCGACCGCGCCGGAGGCGTAGAAATTGAGGAGGTACGGGCTGACGGTGGCGCCGAGGATGCTCACGGCGAAGAGAGCGTACTTCGCGAACTGCCCCGCCGGAATCCTCGGAACGAGGCCCGCGGCGAGAGCGCCGGCGGACGG encodes:
- a CDS encoding divalent metal cation transporter → MKNVLKITLGIVTSIAGFLEVGSISTAAQAGAAFHFGLLWAIAGATICLIALVEMSGRLAATSRHTVSDAVRERFGFRFSALPLAAEIVLDTLVLAAELGGAAVAVEIATSVPHGWWILPLALAAWLLLWRGTFGLIENGVSLLGVVSLAFVVAAVRMHPSAGALAAGLVPRIPAGQFAKYALFAVSILGATVSPYLLNFYASGAVEEHWKPGDIPANRVVSVVGMGFGSAVNAAVLVCAALVLPGVDVRNFHQVAQTLVPIFGRWGVPLFAAILGVGCFGAALEIALNLAYAVAQQLGWNWGEDVRPNRESRFALVYTAVLAAAALVIASGIDPIRLTMISMALTVLVQPIIVFPFIVIMNDPLYVGRHANGPVANAMVVGITVLGAAMALVAIPLEIFGS